One region of Bubalus kerabau isolate K-KA32 ecotype Philippines breed swamp buffalo chromosome 6, PCC_UOA_SB_1v2, whole genome shotgun sequence genomic DNA includes:
- the LOC129654579 gene encoding antigen-presenting glycoprotein CD1d-like, with the protein MGGTGAPRQRSARGSRAGKGDNARGGRAQTDVPPKAGSLIHQPENLLLPASSCLAPGDRARFRDSRHHPFFPNLTVSFFLFFFLVPSVLSLPFPRLLGSVFSPDPLTPFSFHGLQISSLANSSWTRTDCLGWLGELQPYTWRNESDTIRFLKPWSKGTFSDQQWEQLQHTFQVYRSSFTKVIWEFVKMLHAELPLEIQGSAGCELLPGNTSESFLRAAFQGRDVLSFQGMSWVAAPDAPPWIQEVCKVINRDQGTKETVHWLLHDICPELVRGLLQTGKSELEKQVKPEAWLSSGPSPGPGHLLLVCHISGFYPKPVWVMWMRGEQEEPGTLQGDVMPNADSTWYLRVTLNVAAGEAAGLSCRVRHSSLGDQDIILYWDGNRVSRGLIVALVLLVLVLLFVGGLVFWFRKHRRYQDIP; encoded by the exons atgGGTGGAACCGGGGCTCCCCGGCAGAGGTCGGCGAGAGGGAGCCGAGCAGGGAAAGGGGACAACGCTCGCGGCGGGCGTGCGCAGACTGATGTACCTCCGAAAGCCGGGAGCTTGATCCACCAGCCCGAGAACCTGCTACTCCCTGCCTCCAGCTGCTTGGCCCCTGGAGACCGAGCTCGATTCAGAGACAGCAGACATCACCCTTTCTTCCCAAACttaactgtttctttctttctttttttcttccttgtcccTTCTGTGCTCTCCCTCCCGTTTCCCCGGCTCCTCGGATCTGTATTCTCTCCAGACCCGCTAACGCCGTTCTCCTTCCACGGCCTCCAAATCTCCTCCTTGGCCAACAGCAGCTGGACACGCACGGACTGCCTGGGGTGGCTGGGGGAGCTGCAGCCCTATACTTggcgcaatgagtcggacaccaTCCGCTTCCTGAAGCCTTGGTCTAAGGGCACATTCAGCGACCAGCAGTGGGAGCAGCTGCAGCATACGTTTCAGGTTTATCGCAGCAGCTTCACCAAGGTCATCTGGGAATTCGTCAAAATGCTGCACGCCGAAT TACCTCTTGAGATCCAGGGATCTGCAGGATGTGAGTTGCTTCCGGGGAACACCTCAGAAAGCTTCTTACGTGCAGCATTTCAAGGAAGGGATGTCCTGAGTTTCCAAGGAATGTCTTGGGTGGCAGCTCCAGATGCCCCGCCTTGGATCCAGGAGGTCTGCAAGGTGATCAATCGGGACCAAGGGACCAAGGAAACAGTGCACTGGCTCCTCCATGACATCTGCCCCGAGTTGGTCAGAGGCCTCTTGCAGACCGGGAAGTCCGAGCTGGAGAAGCAAG TGAAGCCGGAGGCTTGGCTGTCCAGTGGCCCCAGTCCTGGGCCTGGCCATCTGCTGCTGGTGTGCCACATCTCAGGATTCTACCCAAAACCTGTGTGGGTGATGTGGATGAGGGGCgagcaggaggagcctggcactCTGCAAGGAGACGTCATGCCCAATGCCGACTCAACTTGGTATCTGCGAGTAACCCTGAATGTGGCGGCTGGGGAGGCGGCTGGCCTGAGTTGCCGAGTGAGGCACAGCAGTCTAGGAGACCAGGACATCATCCTGTACTGGG ATGGGAACCGTGTCTCCAGGGGCTTGATTGTCGCCCTGGTACTACTGGTGCTCGTCCTTCTGTTTGTTGGAGGCTTAGTCTTCTGGTTTAGGAAGCACCG CCGCTATCAAGATATCCCGTGA